The Magnolia sinica isolate HGM2019 chromosome 9, MsV1, whole genome shotgun sequence sequence GTCTCACGCCATTTCACATGCAGAAACGCAATGCAAAAAAGGAGGAGAATGAGAAGAGATATTATGCAGAGAAGAAATTTGTCTTCGGAGACTAAGGCCTACACACGCTAGTACCAAGGGCAAAAGCAGAAATCCAGCAAAGACGACagtaagggggagagagagagagagagagagagagagagagagagaggctacacCGTCTTTTTGAAATCCAGCAAAGACAGACACAAAAAGGTTACTGGAAGGTAGAGAGTAGCAAGTAGGAAGTAGGTGTAACATTGTAACATTCTCTCCTTGTTGGGTTttactgttttttattttttatttttaacctctGGGAATTTTGTTCATTTGCTGCTGTAACCCATTCATTAAATTTCAGACAGTTGTTGAAGAAGCATGTATTTGTTATTCACTTGCAGAGAGTCTTTTGCGTTAGTAGCATATGCTTTCATGTTCttctaaacaatgccctaccgAAACAGTTTGGGTCACCTTAGAAAACCCAGCCAGCATTTGGAGATGAACAAACAGGGCATTGAAGTTGAGACCCGGTCccagagagagaatgagaagtttttttttttatttttttaatcaccaTCTCTGCTGCAGATGCTTGGGCCATTTATGAAATTTTGTTACCGAAAGAgagaagctttgatactctggcagtgtgatggcTGAGACGCTTGCACTtttaaattacttagaaattggatATATGACCTACAACACAGTCAAATTAAAGAGTTCATATCGCACTGAGTAACTCAAAATGCTAGTAAACTCTCTTTGGCCTAcctgtgatgtatgtatccaatttaccagctcattttagggcattgcccaaaaattgaagcatctccaaagctcaagcggaccgcaccagaggaaacagtggggaccacaacacaggaaacggtggagatgatgactatcagattggtgaacatttattggacatCCAAGAGTGAAAAATATTCAATCATTTAAGCTTCACGTtggattgaaattttttttttttcccagtaaCAGAGAACATTTCATCGTTAGTTTATTCATGTACAGCCTAAATAGGCATTTTCTCCCATAATAGCCCTCACTGAATTTCGGCAACACACCTTCTTCCTTCTAATAATCTGCCTTCCTGCACAACAATGGAGCAGCAGGGGCTGCAGTCTTTCACCAAGACCATGTGATTGGAGTGGACATGTTTTGGAGGATCTGTGGGGTTATACATTGCTGTTGCTGCCACTGCTGTAGGCCTTCACCTCCTCCCATTCCAGCAGCAACTGTTATTTCTTGCCCTTCACTGCTGGCCACATTCGTTTCTTCAACTTCCATACCCACTTCTTCTGCCTCCATAGGCTCTGACAATCCATCATCCATTGCAGAATCCTCGACTCCTTGGGTCTCTGGCAGCTGAGATGGCACCCAAGGGGTGACAGCTAGGCAGTCACTGGTGGCTGCTGGCTTTTCGTGGTTGGgtacctcttcttcttcctgcccTGTTATGAAGACGGTCGGTTGCCCTGACCATAAAACTCGATCTGGAGAGAATTATCCAGGGTTGTGTAGTTAGTCACTTGCTAAGCCTATTAACTGAAACTTGAGATGGATTCTCTCTCATGCAACGTGCAGGATGACCAAACAGATTAAAAACTGGACCATGTCATGACTTTTACACTACAAgcatttttttctcttcttctttacaaatagatTTGTGCGAATATGTAATGCACCGTAGGCGACATGAGATTCAACTGAAAGTCATCACATTTGCATGCCATGATCATAGTGACAAGTCTCATTCTTGGAAATTTCTCagagattttcaaaatttccaaatatTATCTGGAAATTTGTCAGAAATGCATATTTAACGATATTTATtgttaattaataaataaatttaaaatttaaacataaGACCAGCCATTCTTATGGGACAATGTTGGGCAGTTGAGAAAAAACATGTTCATTggatgagtgtagttgaaatgagaatgttgagatggatgagtggtagGAGAGGAAGGGATAGAATTAGACATGAATGCATTCTAGGAAATTTAGTATTGCATCAATACGTAACaaaatgagggaaagtagacttaaatggtttggtcatgtgcaatagagacTAAGTACTATGCCAGTGGGAGTGAGCTGGTACaacttgaaggctctaaaagggcaaggggaaggccccaaaaggacgtgggtggaccTAAAAAGAAAAgcacctatggtctaactgaaattATTGCGCCCCTGCTAGAGAGAAATGGTGGAAAAGGACTCATGTacccaaccccaattagttgggataaggcctagaagatgaagatgaagatgatgatatatatatatatatatatatatatatatatattaaacgtCAAGATCTTTTAAAATCTgcaaatattttgaaaatatcgcaATAATACATTTGTAGTATTTTTCATGTTATTATTGCAAGTTTTTCAAAATCTCGACAATAGTTGTCATACTGGCCGCGATCAATCTAGGGCATGTGGAAATAATTCGATGGAAAAAAAACACAAGCCATCAATTCAGGCAGAAAAAAACATAAGCCaacaattcaatgcattttaacACGACAATTTGTGAACAATTCCCTTCCAAATAGATGTGAGTTGCCGCTTGTATGTGCCTTTAGGGTCTACAACTTTCAGCCCTGGAATGATATTCTACCAGTGCATTGACAAAAAAAGCAATGGGAGTTCTACCAATACATCATAAACTGGGGAGTTCTAAACTAGAATTATAACTGCAAATGGAAAACAAAAGCGCATTAAACAGATGAAAAGGAAGATTGTATTTGGGTACTTACTTTTCAGACCTCGAATCAGATCTGTATTCACCCTAAAAGATAGATTTGGTGACTTCATAGGTTGCAGCAATGGATTGTTGAATGGCTTATAGACAACAAGGGCCATCTCTTTGTTTGAAGGAAGAGATGGCACTGCCACTTCCATTGGTGCTACTGATTGCTGTGTGCTACCCATGAGGTGCTCTTC is a genomic window containing:
- the LOC131256608 gene encoding uncharacterized protein LOC131256608 — protein: MKRKDLEEASDESSDFPFSSPARKTLRLDAEMPPIMEQEAVNPLGFDQLLPEEHLMGSTQQSVAPMEVAVPSLPSNKEMALVVYKPFNNPLLQPMKSPNLSFRVNTDLIRGLKNRVLWSGQPTVFITGQEEEEVPNHEKPAATSDCLAVTPWVPSQLPETQGVEDSAMDDGLSEPMEAEEVGMEVEETNVASSEGQEITVAAGMGGGEGLQQWQQQQCITPQILQNMSTPITWSW